The following proteins are co-located in the Pseudomonas cavernae genome:
- a CDS encoding YceD family protein encodes MLNGPIPPHVDPRKLADRGATLEGEMPLADFVRLCDPLAGDAGIVRAKFVFERDERKAVVIHSAIDVEVKMVCQRCLELVALPIHSECSYAVVKEGANTQSVPKGYDVLELGEGPLDLLELVEDELLLALPIVPAHDPEDCQQPAGLEEPQSSEDEVSRSNPFSVLAQLKRDPNV; translated from the coding sequence ATGTTGAATGGGCCGATTCCACCTCACGTTGATCCGCGTAAGTTAGCCGATCGTGGCGCCACCCTTGAGGGTGAAATGCCATTGGCTGATTTTGTGCGACTCTGCGATCCGCTTGCCGGGGATGCCGGTATCGTGCGTGCGAAGTTCGTCTTCGAGCGCGACGAGCGAAAAGCAGTGGTTATCCACAGCGCGATCGACGTCGAAGTCAAGATGGTTTGCCAGCGTTGTCTGGAACTGGTCGCTCTGCCGATCCACAGCGAATGCAGTTATGCCGTGGTGAAGGAAGGTGCGAATACCCAGTCTGTGCCGAAAGGCTATGACGTGCTGGAGTTGGGCGAAGGTCCCTTGGATTTGCTGGAGCTGGTTGAGGATGAGTTGTTACTCGCCTTGCCCATTGTGCCAGCGCATGATCCGGAAGATTGCCAGCAGCCGGCGGGCCTTGAAGAGCCGCAGTCGAGCGAGGACGAGGTATCGCGGTCCAACCCGTTCAGTGTATTGGCACAGTTAAAGCGTGACCCAAACGTTTAG
- the fabG gene encoding 3-oxoacyl-ACP reductase FabG, whose protein sequence is MSLQGKVALVTGASRGIGQAIALELGRQGAVVIGTATSASGAERIAETLKANGFEGAGLVLDVSSDESVASTLEHIQQHLGQPLILVNNAGITRDNLMLRMKDDEWHDVINTNLNSLYRLSKAVLRGMTKARWGRIINIGSVVGAMGNAGQVNYAAAKAGLEGFGRALAREVGSRAITVNSVAPGFIDTDMTRELPEAQREALAAQIPLGRLGQAEEIAKVVAFLASDGAAYVTGATIPVNGGMYMS, encoded by the coding sequence ATGAGCCTGCAAGGTAAGGTTGCACTGGTCACCGGTGCGAGTCGCGGTATTGGTCAAGCCATTGCTCTGGAGTTGGGGCGTCAAGGTGCTGTGGTGATCGGCACCGCTACCTCTGCCTCTGGTGCTGAGCGTATTGCCGAAACACTGAAAGCGAATGGCTTCGAGGGCGCTGGGCTGGTTCTGGATGTCAGCAGTGACGAGTCGGTGGCTAGTACTCTCGAGCACATCCAGCAGCATCTCGGCCAGCCGCTGATTCTGGTGAACAATGCTGGTATCACCCGCGACAATCTGATGCTGCGGATGAAGGATGACGAATGGCATGATGTCATCAACACCAATTTGAACAGTCTTTATCGTCTGTCTAAGGCCGTGCTGCGCGGCATGACCAAGGCGCGCTGGGGGCGAATCATCAATATCGGCTCGGTGGTCGGTGCCATGGGCAATGCCGGTCAGGTCAACTATGCTGCCGCCAAGGCCGGTCTGGAAGGCTTCGGCCGGGCCTTGGCCCGTGAGGTCGGCTCGCGTGCGATTACCGTGAACTCGGTGGCGCCAGGTTTTATTGATACCGACATGACCCGCGAATTGCCAGAAGCGCAGCGCGAAGCGTTGGCGGCGCAGATCCCCCTCGGACGCTTGGGGCAGGCCGAGGAGATCGCCAAGGTGGTTGCTTTCCTGGCCTCTGATGGCGCGGCTTATGTAACCGGAGCTACTATTCCGGTGAATGGCGGGATGTACATGAGTTAA
- the plsX gene encoding phosphate acyltransferase PlsX, whose amino-acid sequence MSAPIIAIDAMGGDFGPRCIVPASIASLVEFPSLNLVLVGQAPLLEGLIARHSGVDRSRLRVEHAGEVVAMDERPAQVLRGKPDSSMRVALEVLRSGNAQACVSAGNTGALMALSRYVLKTLPGIDRPAMVAAIPTSRGHCHLLDLGANVDCSAEHLYQFAVMGVVAAEALGISSPRLALLNVGTEDIKGNQQVKLAASLLQQAKGLNYIGYIEGDGLYRGEADVVVCDGFVGNILLKSSEGLASMISARMEALFKQSLGSRLVGSLALPLLRRLQGDLAPARHNGASFLGLQGIVVKSHGSAGPDGFQSAIRRALSEVREDLPQRLHDRLEHLLL is encoded by the coding sequence TTGTCCGCTCCGATCATCGCGATTGATGCAATGGGTGGGGACTTCGGTCCCCGCTGCATTGTTCCGGCCAGCATCGCCTCGCTGGTGGAGTTCCCCTCGTTAAATCTGGTCCTGGTTGGTCAGGCCCCCCTCCTCGAAGGTCTTATTGCCCGTCATTCCGGCGTGGATCGCTCGCGCCTGCGTGTTGAGCATGCCGGCGAAGTGGTGGCCATGGATGAGCGTCCTGCTCAGGTGTTGCGCGGCAAGCCGGATTCCTCCATGCGTGTTGCTCTTGAAGTGCTGCGCAGTGGCAATGCCCAGGCTTGCGTCAGCGCTGGTAATACTGGAGCGTTGATGGCGCTGTCGCGCTATGTGCTGAAGACTCTCCCAGGGATTGATCGTCCGGCGATGGTGGCGGCCATCCCGACTTCTCGTGGCCACTGCCATTTGCTCGATCTGGGGGCTAACGTCGATTGCAGCGCCGAGCATCTCTATCAGTTTGCGGTGATGGGGGTGGTGGCTGCCGAAGCGCTGGGTATCAGCAGTCCGCGGCTAGCCTTGCTGAATGTCGGCACCGAAGACATCAAGGGCAATCAGCAGGTCAAGTTGGCGGCTAGCCTGTTGCAGCAAGCCAAAGGACTGAACTACATCGGTTATATCGAGGGTGACGGCCTTTATCGTGGTGAGGCCGATGTCGTTGTCTGCGATGGCTTTGTTGGCAATATCTTGCTGAAATCCAGCGAGGGGTTGGCGTCCATGATCTCTGCTCGCATGGAGGCTTTGTTCAAGCAGAGTCTGGGTTCACGCTTGGTCGGTTCGCTGGCATTGCCTTTGCTGCGTCGGTTGCAAGGTGATCTAGCTCCCGCTCGGCATAATGGGGCTAGTTTCCTTGGCTTGCAGGGCATTGTGGTGAAAAGCCACGGTTCCGCCGGGCCGGATGGGTTTCAAAGTGCTATCCGACGAGCGCTGAGCGAGGTGCGTGAGGATTTGCCGCAGCGCCTGCATGACCGGCTGGAGCATCTGTTGCTGTAA
- a CDS encoding S49 family peptidase, translating into MSDEWKAPEAVGDDGKSWQLLEKTLLASVEEQRRSRRWGIFFKLLTFIYLFGAMALFSPMFDLESGAVRSGKHTALIEVRGMIADKEAASADNVVGSLRKAFEDPSTKGVILRINSPGGSPVQSGYIYDEIRRLRGEHPDIKLYAVIADLGASGAYYIASAADAIYADKASLVGSIGVTAASFGFVGVMEKLGVDRRVYTSGEHKAFLDPFQPQKEEETRFWQGVLDTTHRQFIASVKKGRGDRLKDATHPELFSGLIWSGEQALQLGLIDGLGSASLVARDVIGEKELVDFTVQESPFDRFAKKIGASVAEQVALRAGLQGPVLR; encoded by the coding sequence ATGTCGGATGAATGGAAGGCGCCAGAGGCTGTCGGCGACGATGGCAAAAGCTGGCAGTTGCTGGAGAAAACCTTGCTGGCGAGCGTGGAGGAGCAGCGGCGTTCGCGGCGCTGGGGGATTTTCTTCAAGCTACTGACTTTTATTTATCTGTTCGGCGCTATGGCGCTGTTCTCCCCGATGTTTGATCTGGAGAGCGGTGCGGTGCGCAGCGGTAAGCATACGGCCTTGATCGAGGTTCGCGGCATGATTGCCGATAAGGAGGCGGCTAGTGCGGATAATGTCGTCGGCAGCTTGCGTAAGGCGTTCGAGGATCCGAGTACCAAGGGTGTGATTCTGCGTATCAACAGTCCGGGTGGCAGTCCGGTGCAGTCCGGTTATATCTACGACGAAATTCGTCGTCTACGGGGCGAGCATCCAGATATCAAGCTGTACGCAGTCATTGCCGATCTCGGTGCTTCCGGTGCCTATTACATTGCCAGTGCCGCCGATGCCATCTACGCGGACAAGGCGAGCTTGGTCGGATCTATCGGAGTGACGGCTGCGAGTTTCGGTTTTGTCGGGGTCATGGAAAAGCTTGGGGTGGATCGCCGTGTCTATACCTCGGGTGAGCACAAGGCCTTTCTGGATCCGTTCCAGCCGCAGAAGGAGGAAGAGACTCGTTTCTGGCAGGGGGTCTTGGATACGACGCATCGGCAGTTTATTGCCAGCGTCAAGAAGGGGCGCGGGGATCGTCTGAAGGATGCCACACACCCAGAACTGTTCTCCGGGTTGATTTGGTCTGGCGAGCAGGCCCTGCAGTTGGGCTTGATCGATGGCCTTGGTAGCGCCAGTTTGGTGGCGCGTGACGTGATCGGTGAGAAGGAGCTGGTCGACTTTACGGTGCAGGAATCACCGTTTGACCGATTCGCGAAAAAAATTGGCGCCAGTGTCGCCGAGCAGGTGGCGCTGCGGGCGGGCTTGCAGGGCCCGGTTCTGCGTTAG
- the rne gene encoding ribonuclease E has product MKRMLINATQPEELRVALVDGQRLYDLDIESGAREQKKANIYKGRITRVEPSLEAAFVDFGSERHGFLPLKEISREYFKKSPEGRINIKDVLSEGQEVIVQVEKEERGNKGAALTTFISLAGRYLVLMPNNPRAGGISRRIEGEERNELREALNGLVAPADMGLIVRTAGLGRSSEEMQWDLDYLLQLWSAIKEASQDRAAPFLIYQESNVIIRAIRDYLRQDIGEVLVDSVEAQEEALSFIRQVMPQYASKIKLYEDSVPLFNRFQIESQIETAFQREVKLPSGGSIVIDPTEALVSIDINSARATKGSDIEETALQTNLEAAEEIARQLRLRDIGGLIVIDFIDMTPAKNQRAVEEKVREALEADRARVQVGRISRFGLLEMSRQRLRPSLGETSGIVCPRCNGQGIIRDVESLSLAILRLIEEEALKDRTAEVRAQVPIPVAAFLLNEKRNSITKIELRSRARIVILPNDHLETPHFEVQRLRDDSPEAISGQSSYEMTAAEVEEAQPASATRTLVRQEAAIKAAPRTTPVQAAPVAEEVAQPATQPSLFKGLVKSLVSLFAGKEEQPPVVAEKQPAAERQPRSDERRSGRQQTRSRSGRRDEERKPREERQPREERQPREARERDDSQAREPQENRRERPPREERKPREERKPREERVRELREPLDGQGQAQALAEERAERKPREERQPRPPREERQPRAAEQAGTEAEELPNEELLNDEEQDAGEGGDRPRRRSRGQRRRSNRRERQRDANGNLIEGSEEAGEVEVEAEGETVAAAALASGAVLASQLPSEASSEQPAQAEETSSPAVEAVAVESETSMVAAPEAPAIEVSAPVVVDTSAVESPVEAAPSESTPAVIAAEPVEPLASPVEQAPEPASEPVAVAVVSEAPPAPAVTASGRAANDPREVRRRQREAERLAKETEEQAAAASEPEPVAQPAEAGSDSPAEQVAVSDEESREGAAPAEADERNEATDESKPLV; this is encoded by the coding sequence ATGAAAAGAATGCTCATTAACGCAACTCAGCCCGAAGAGTTGCGTGTTGCCCTGGTAGACGGCCAACGCCTCTACGATCTGGACATCGAATCGGGCGCCCGCGAGCAGAAAAAGGCCAACATCTACAAAGGCCGCATCACTCGCGTCGAACCCAGCCTCGAAGCCGCCTTCGTCGACTTTGGTTCCGAACGCCACGGCTTCCTCCCCCTCAAAGAAATTTCTCGCGAATACTTCAAGAAGAGCCCTGAAGGCCGCATCAATATCAAAGACGTGTTGAGCGAAGGCCAGGAAGTCATCGTTCAGGTTGAGAAAGAAGAGCGCGGCAACAAGGGTGCGGCGCTGACCACCTTTATCAGCCTGGCCGGCCGTTACCTCGTGCTGATGCCGAACAACCCGCGCGCCGGCGGCATTTCCCGCCGCATCGAAGGCGAAGAACGCAACGAACTGCGCGAAGCGCTGAACGGCCTGGTCGCCCCGGCCGACATGGGCCTGATCGTGCGTACCGCCGGTCTTGGCCGCTCCAGCGAAGAAATGCAGTGGGACCTCGATTACCTGCTGCAGCTGTGGAGCGCCATCAAAGAAGCCTCGCAGGATCGCGCCGCGCCCTTCCTGATCTATCAGGAAAGCAACGTGATCATCCGCGCCATCCGCGACTATCTGCGCCAGGACATTGGCGAAGTACTGGTCGACAGCGTCGAAGCCCAGGAAGAGGCCCTCAGCTTCATCCGCCAGGTGATGCCGCAGTACGCCAGCAAGATCAAGCTGTATGAAGACAGCGTGCCGCTGTTCAATCGCTTCCAGATCGAAAGCCAGATCGAGACCGCCTTCCAGCGCGAAGTGAAACTGCCGTCCGGCGGCTCCATCGTCATCGATCCGACCGAAGCCCTGGTGTCCATCGACATCAACTCAGCGCGCGCGACCAAAGGCAGCGACATCGAAGAAACCGCTCTGCAGACCAACCTGGAAGCGGCAGAAGAAATCGCCCGCCAGCTGCGCCTGCGCGACATCGGCGGTCTAATCGTCATCGACTTCATCGACATGACGCCGGCGAAAAACCAGCGCGCCGTGGAAGAGAAAGTCCGCGAAGCCCTGGAAGCCGATCGTGCCCGCGTGCAAGTCGGGCGCATCTCGCGCTTCGGCCTGCTGGAAATGTCCCGCCAGCGCCTGCGTCCGTCCCTCGGCGAGACCAGCGGCATCGTCTGCCCGCGCTGCAACGGCCAAGGCATCATCCGTGACGTCGAATCGCTGTCGCTGGCAATCCTGCGCCTGATCGAAGAAGAGGCGCTGAAAGATCGTACCGCCGAAGTTCGCGCCCAGGTACCGATCCCGGTGGCGGCCTTCCTGCTCAACGAGAAGCGCAACTCGATCACCAAGATCGAACTGCGCAGCCGTGCGCGCATCGTCATCCTACCGAACGATCACCTGGAAACCCCGCACTTTGAAGTCCAGCGTCTGCGCGACGACAGCCCGGAAGCCATCAGTGGCCAATCCAGCTACGAAATGACGGCCGCCGAAGTCGAAGAAGCCCAACCGGCTAGCGCCACCCGCACCCTGGTCCGCCAGGAAGCGGCGATCAAGGCCGCGCCGCGCACCACCCCGGTACAAGCCGCTCCGGTCGCTGAAGAAGTCGCCCAACCGGCTACCCAGCCCAGCCTGTTCAAAGGCCTGGTCAAGTCGCTGGTCAGCCTGTTCGCCGGCAAGGAAGAACAGCCGCCAGTAGTCGCCGAGAAGCAGCCGGCCGCCGAGCGCCAGCCGCGTAGTGATGAGCGCCGCAGCGGTCGCCAGCAGACCCGCAGCCGCAGTGGTCGTCGCGACGAAGAACGCAAGCCACGCGAAGAACGCCAGCCGCGTGAAGAGCGCCAACCGCGCGAAGCCCGTGAGCGTGATGACAGCCAGGCTCGCGAGCCGCAGGAAAATCGCCGCGAGCGGCCGCCACGCGAAGAGCGTAAGCCGCGTGAGGAGCGCAAGCCGCGCGAAGAGCGCGTGCGCGAATTGCGTGAGCCGCTGGACGGCCAAGGCCAAGCCCAAGCACTTGCCGAGGAGCGCGCCGAGCGCAAACCTCGCGAGGAGCGCCAGCCCCGCCCGCCGCGCGAAGAGCGTCAACCACGTGCCGCCGAACAGGCCGGCACCGAGGCCGAGGAACTGCCGAACGAAGAGCTGCTAAACGACGAGGAGCAGGATGCCGGCGAAGGCGGTGATCGTCCGCGCCGCCGCTCCCGTGGTCAGCGCCGTCGCAGCAATCGCCGCGAGCGCCAACGCGATGCCAACGGCAACCTGATTGAAGGCAGCGAAGAAGCCGGTGAAGTCGAAGTCGAAGCTGAAGGCGAAACCGTAGCTGCAGCCGCACTGGCTAGCGGTGCCGTGCTGGCCAGCCAACTGCCTAGTGAAGCGAGCAGCGAGCAACCGGCACAGGCGGAAGAAACCAGCAGCCCCGCAGTCGAAGCTGTAGCAGTGGAAAGCGAAACCTCGATGGTGGCAGCCCCTGAAGCACCGGCGATCGAGGTCAGTGCTCCAGTCGTGGTGGACACATCTGCGGTAGAAAGCCCGGTCGAAGCCGCACCGTCTGAGAGCACTCCAGCAGTGATCGCAGCAGAGCCGGTAGAACCGCTGGCAAGCCCGGTAGAGCAAGCCCCCGAGCCGGCCAGCGAGCCCGTAGCTGTAGCTGTCGTCAGCGAAGCGCCGCCAGCACCCGCCGTAACTGCCAGCGGGCGTGCCGCCAACGACCCGCGTGAAGTACGTCGCCGTCAGCGGGAAGCCGAGCGCCTGGCCAAGGAGACCGAGGAGCAGGCCGCCGCAGCCAGCGAGCCCGAGCCAGTGGCCCAGCCTGCCGAAGCAGGAAGCGACAGCCCGGCTGAGCAAGTAGCCGTTAGCGATGAGGAAAGCCGCGAAGGGGCCGCGCCAGCCGAGGCCGACGAGCGCAATGAAGCCACGGACGAGTCCAAACCTCTAGTTTAA
- a CDS encoding HAD-IA family hydrolase, giving the protein MRDYQLLIFDWDGTLVDSIQRIVDSMRLAADGCGLPWRDDVAIKGIIGLGLPEAIRSLYPELRDSACAERFRRLYSEHYLAFEAEPSRLFAGVGEALEAFRSEGYRLAVATGKSRRGLDAVLAGRGWLDYFDVTRCADETASKPDPRMLREILEHCRVAPEQALMVGDSAFDLRMARNAGMDAVAVGYGAQPLALLREEGPRLAIDAFAELQAWLGRRPRGESLLRVSNYVG; this is encoded by the coding sequence GTGCGTGATTACCAACTGCTGATTTTTGATTGGGACGGCACTTTAGTCGACTCGATTCAGCGCATCGTCGACTCCATGCGTCTTGCGGCCGATGGCTGTGGGTTGCCCTGGCGCGATGATGTGGCGATCAAGGGCATCATTGGGCTGGGCTTGCCTGAGGCGATTCGCAGTCTCTACCCGGAGTTGCGGGACTCAGCCTGTGCTGAGCGCTTCCGTCGCCTCTACAGTGAACATTATCTGGCGTTCGAGGCGGAGCCTTCGCGACTGTTTGCTGGAGTGGGTGAGGCGCTCGAAGCGTTCCGGTCCGAGGGTTACCGTCTGGCGGTGGCGACCGGTAAGAGTCGTCGTGGCTTGGACGCGGTGCTGGCGGGGCGGGGCTGGCTGGATTATTTCGATGTGACCCGCTGCGCTGACGAAACTGCCAGTAAGCCGGATCCGCGGATGCTTCGTGAGATTCTCGAGCATTGTCGAGTGGCGCCGGAGCAGGCGCTGATGGTGGGGGATTCTGCTTTCGATTTGCGCATGGCCAGAAATGCGGGCATGGATGCGGTGGCGGTCGGCTATGGTGCGCAGCCGCTGGCACTGCTACGCGAGGAGGGGCCGCGCTTGGCGATCGATGCGTTTGCTGAGTTGCAGGCTTGGCTCGGGCGTCGCCCGAGGGGTGAGTCATTGCTTAGGGTGAGTAATTATGTCGGATGA
- the rpmF gene encoding 50S ribosomal protein L32 gives MAVQQNKKSRSARDMRRSHDALEASALSVEKSTGEVHLRHHVSPEGVYRGRKVIDKGADE, from the coding sequence ATGGCTGTTCAGCAGAACAAAAAATCCCGCTCTGCCCGTGACATGCGTCGTTCTCACGATGCGCTCGAGGCCAGCGCTCTGTCCGTTGAGAAGAGCACCGGTGAAGTACACCTGCGTCACCACGTTTCTCCGGAAGGTGTTTACCGTGGTCGCAAAGTGATCGACAAGGGCGCTGACGAGTAA
- a CDS encoding Maf family protein codes for MLPLVLASSSPYRRELLARLRLPFTWSTPAIDESRKPEEDASELVQRLAREKAQTLATTYNQHLIIGSDQVAVLAGQILGKPHDIMRATAQLQAASGSSVHFLTGLALLNSTSGRCQVDCVSFTVHFRELDENSIKRYLEAEQPFDCAGSFKAEGLGVSLFRRTEGTDATSLIGLPLIRLVDMLRQEGVQIP; via the coding sequence ATGCTGCCTTTGGTGCTCGCATCCAGCTCACCCTATCGCCGCGAACTGCTCGCGCGCCTGCGCCTGCCTTTCACCTGGAGCACTCCAGCCATCGATGAATCGCGCAAACCCGAGGAAGACGCCAGCGAACTGGTGCAGCGCCTCGCACGAGAGAAAGCCCAGACCCTGGCCACAACTTACAACCAGCACCTAATTATCGGTTCCGACCAAGTGGCGGTACTAGCCGGACAGATCCTTGGCAAACCGCACGACATAATGCGCGCCACCGCCCAACTACAAGCCGCCAGCGGCTCCAGCGTCCACTTCCTCACCGGCCTGGCACTACTCAACAGCACAAGCGGACGCTGCCAGGTCGACTGCGTATCGTTCACCGTACACTTTCGTGAGCTAGACGAGAACAGCATCAAGCGCTATCTGGAGGCCGAGCAACCCTTCGACTGCGCCGGCAGCTTTAAGGCAGAAGGACTGGGCGTCAGCCTGTTTCGCCGCACAGAAGGCACCGACGCCACCAGCCTCATAGGCCTGCCACTGATCCGCCTGGTCGACATGCTCCGGCAAGAAGGCGTGCAAATTCCCTGA
- the fabD gene encoding ACP S-malonyltransferase — MSASFAFVFPGQGSQSLGMLAEHGAQRKLILDTFAEASEALGYDLWAMTQQGPEEQLNQTDKTQPAILAASIALWRAWLAEGGAQPAFVVGHSLGEYSALVAAGSFSFADAVKLVERRGQLMQQAVPAGQGGMAAILGLEDDDVRAACAEAAQGEVVSAVNFNAPGQVVIAGAAAAVERAIEACKARGAKRAMPLPVSVPSHCDLMRPAAERFAESVAAIAWQAPQIPLVQNVSATVVADLEVLKRDLLAQLYNPVRWVESMVQLSMQGVTGLVECGPGKVLSGLNKRCVKGIDTYNLDTPDAFAAARAALA, encoded by the coding sequence ATGTCTGCATCTTTCGCATTTGTTTTCCCAGGCCAGGGTTCGCAATCCCTGGGCATGCTCGCCGAGCATGGTGCTCAGCGGAAGCTGATCCTGGATACCTTCGCCGAGGCTTCTGAAGCGCTCGGCTATGACCTTTGGGCGATGACCCAACAAGGTCCCGAAGAGCAGCTCAATCAAACCGACAAAACCCAGCCGGCGATTCTCGCGGCATCCATTGCCTTGTGGCGTGCGTGGTTGGCCGAGGGGGGCGCGCAGCCAGCTTTTGTAGTCGGGCATAGCCTCGGTGAGTACTCGGCTTTGGTCGCGGCTGGTAGCTTCAGTTTTGCCGATGCGGTGAAGCTGGTTGAGCGTCGTGGTCAGTTGATGCAGCAGGCGGTACCGGCTGGTCAGGGTGGTATGGCGGCTATCCTCGGTCTGGAAGATGATGATGTGCGGGCTGCTTGCGCCGAAGCGGCGCAAGGTGAAGTAGTCAGCGCGGTCAACTTCAATGCTCCGGGACAGGTGGTGATCGCCGGGGCGGCGGCGGCCGTCGAGCGCGCCATCGAGGCATGCAAGGCGCGTGGCGCCAAACGTGCCATGCCGTTGCCGGTCAGTGTGCCATCCCATTGTGACCTGATGCGTCCGGCCGCTGAGCGTTTCGCCGAGTCGGTAGCTGCCATCGCCTGGCAGGCTCCGCAGATTCCGTTGGTGCAAAATGTCAGCGCCACAGTGGTGGCCGATCTTGAGGTGCTTAAGCGCGATCTATTGGCGCAACTCTACAACCCTGTGCGCTGGGTCGAGTCGATGGTCCAGCTGTCGATGCAGGGTGTAACCGGTTTGGTCGAGTGTGGTCCGGGTAAAGTGCTGTCAGGGCTGAACAAGCGCTGCGTGAAGGGCATCGATACCTATAACCTGGATACCCCAGATGCTTTTGCCGCGGCTCGCGCGGCTCTGGCCTGA
- the rluC gene encoding 23S rRNA pseudouridine(955/2504/2580) synthase RluC — protein MTEPALPTSGVQLLEVEPELAGQRIDNYLLARLKGVPRTLIYRILRKGEVRVNKGRIKPEYKLQAGDIVRVPPLRLAERDEPAPLAQGLLERLEAAVVYEDKALIVLNKPAGVAVHGGSGLSYGVIEAFRQLRPDAKDLELVHRLDRDTSGLLMIAKKRSMLRHLHEALRKDGVDKRYMALVRGHWATSKKQVGAPLQKSNLRSGERMVEVSAEGKEALTLFRVLRRFGEFATLVEAKPVTGRTHQIRVHAKHAGHCIAGDSKYGDDEFTREIRDLGGKRLFLHAYMLKVPLPDGGELQLEAPVDEVWARTLERLGA, from the coding sequence ATGACAGAACCTGCCCTCCCGACCTCCGGCGTTCAGCTGCTCGAGGTCGAGCCGGAACTTGCCGGCCAACGTATCGATAATTACCTCCTTGCCCGTCTCAAGGGCGTGCCCAGAACTTTGATCTATCGCATCTTGCGTAAGGGCGAGGTGCGGGTAAACAAAGGGCGCATCAAGCCTGAGTACAAGCTGCAGGCGGGGGATATCGTCCGCGTGCCGCCATTGCGGCTTGCTGAGCGCGATGAGCCGGCCCCACTGGCGCAAGGCTTGCTGGAGCGCTTGGAGGCGGCCGTGGTGTATGAGGACAAGGCATTGATCGTCCTCAACAAGCCCGCTGGCGTGGCCGTGCATGGTGGTAGCGGTCTGAGTTACGGCGTGATCGAGGCCTTTCGCCAGTTGCGCCCGGATGCCAAGGATCTTGAGTTGGTTCATCGCCTAGATCGCGATACGTCCGGACTGCTGATGATTGCCAAGAAACGCAGCATGCTTCGTCATCTGCACGAGGCTTTGCGCAAGGATGGTGTGGACAAGCGCTATATGGCGTTGGTGCGCGGCCACTGGGCGACGTCGAAGAAGCAGGTGGGTGCGCCGTTGCAGAAAAGCAATTTGCGCTCGGGCGAGCGCATGGTCGAGGTGAGTGCTGAAGGCAAGGAGGCGTTGACGCTATTCCGAGTCCTGCGGCGTTTCGGCGAGTTCGCCACCTTGGTCGAGGCAAAGCCGGTTACGGGGCGAACCCATCAGATCCGCGTGCATGCCAAGCATGCCGGGCACTGCATCGCCGGTGATAGCAAGTACGGCGATGATGAGTTCACCCGTGAAATCCGTGATTTGGGCGGCAAGCGCCTGTTCCTGCATGCCTATATGTTGAAGGTGCCCTTGCCGGATGGTGGCGAGCTGCAGCTCGAAGCGCCGGTGGATGAGGTCTGGGCCAGGACTCTGGAGCGGCTCGGTGCGTGA
- the murB gene encoding UDP-N-acetylmuramate dehydrogenase, translating into MSLQVYERVSLKALNSFGVEAQARLFTEAHDDQQVREALAYATHQQLSLLVIGGGSNLLLTRDVEALVLRMASRGLRTLSDDGQRVIVEAEAGEPWHPFVLWTLQQGLAGLENLSLIPGTVGAAPMQNIGAYGVELKDVFVGLTALDRETGALREFSLTECEFAYRDSLFKRQAGRWLILRVRLALSRTAALHLDYGPVRQRLAEQGISAPTASDVSRAICAVRSEKLPDPAELGNAGSFFKNPLVSAALAAGLRRQHADLVAYPQSDGQVKLAAGWLIERAGWKGFREGDAGVHRLQALVLVNYGRATGRQLLALAQRIQADVAERFGVALEIEPNVL; encoded by the coding sequence ATGAGTCTGCAGGTGTATGAGCGCGTTTCGCTCAAAGCGCTCAACAGCTTCGGCGTCGAGGCGCAGGCGCGCCTTTTCACCGAGGCCCATGACGACCAACAGGTGCGCGAGGCGCTGGCCTATGCGACGCATCAGCAACTGTCGCTGCTGGTGATTGGCGGCGGCAGCAACCTGCTGCTGACCCGCGATGTCGAGGCTCTGGTGTTGCGCATGGCCAGCCGCGGGCTGCGCACTCTCAGCGATGATGGCCAGCGGGTGATCGTCGAAGCGGAGGCGGGCGAACCCTGGCACCCCTTCGTGCTCTGGACCCTGCAGCAAGGGTTGGCCGGTCTGGAGAATCTCAGCCTGATCCCAGGCACAGTGGGCGCGGCGCCGATGCAGAACATCGGTGCCTACGGCGTCGAGCTGAAGGATGTGTTCGTTGGTCTCACCGCCTTGGACCGGGAGACTGGCGCGCTACGCGAGTTTTCCCTGACGGAGTGCGAGTTCGCCTACCGTGACAGCCTGTTCAAGCGGCAGGCCGGGCGCTGGCTGATCCTCCGGGTGCGCCTGGCCCTGAGTCGCACGGCGGCGTTGCATCTGGACTACGGTCCGGTGCGCCAGCGCCTGGCAGAGCAGGGCATCAGTGCGCCGACGGCCAGCGATGTTAGCCGGGCGATCTGCGCCGTTCGCAGCGAAAAGCTGCCGGATCCCGCCGAACTTGGCAATGCCGGCAGTTTCTTCAAGAATCCGCTGGTTTCCGCCGCGCTGGCTGCGGGCTTGCGCCGGCAGCATGCCGATCTGGTGGCCTATCCGCAGTCTGACGGCCAGGTCAAGCTGGCAGCTGGCTGGTTGATCGAGCGGGCGGGCTGGAAGGGCTTTCGCGAAGGCGATGCCGGCGTGCATCGCTTGCAGGCCCTGGTGTTGGTCAACTATGGCCGCGCTACTGGCCGCCAGCTGTTGGCATTGGCCCAGCGCATTCAGGCGGATGTCGCGGAGCGCTTCGGCGTCGCTCTGGAGATCGAGCCGAACGTTCTTTAG